One genomic segment of Paenibacillus xylanexedens includes these proteins:
- a CDS encoding TetR/AcrR family transcriptional regulator — protein sequence MTKINGLEPGEERRDQIIRIAMERFATQGYHQTKISDIVREAGVAQGTFYWHFKSKEAIASEIVLTGKEKLLEAIGQGYRKDAGSVEDMVKASERLFTDLFLFAAQNRYFMELLLKGIVTEESVQRLVEETRNAVETAFRHNMERAIELGMLPKGMDVPLRAALLVSMIEGMISRWLFGSDKLHSKFSAMTASSLAAEAASFEFYGLLGT from the coding sequence ATGACCAAAATTAACGGTTTGGAACCCGGTGAAGAACGCCGGGACCAAATAATACGCATAGCGATGGAGCGTTTTGCAACCCAAGGTTACCATCAGACGAAAATTTCCGATATCGTCCGCGAGGCTGGTGTGGCGCAAGGGACATTCTACTGGCACTTCAAGAGTAAAGAAGCCATTGCTTCAGAGATTGTCTTAACGGGCAAGGAGAAGTTGCTTGAGGCGATCGGACAAGGGTACCGCAAGGATGCCGGATCGGTAGAAGATATGGTGAAAGCATCGGAAAGGCTGTTCACTGACTTGTTTTTGTTTGCCGCGCAGAATCGTTATTTTATGGAACTGTTACTCAAAGGCATCGTGACGGAAGAATCCGTACAACGCCTGGTCGAGGAGACACGTAATGCTGTCGAAACTGCGTTTCGTCACAATATGGAACGTGCCATCGAACTCGGCATGTTGCCTAAGGGCATGGATGTACCGCTTCGAGCAGCACTACTGGTAAGCATGATTGAAGGCATGATATCACGCTGGTTGTTCGGTTCCGATAAGTTACACAGCAAGTTCTCAGCTATGACAGCTTCATCGCTGGCAGCTGAGGCAGCAAGCTTTGAGTTTTACGGACTCCTAGGCACATAA
- a CDS encoding substrate-binding periplasmic protein gives MNKTYGSKTRKGWSLTAILLMTVLVLSACGSKATDNGSTNGAQASNELEQIKSAGVIKVGMMGTYAPYNFLNDKKEMDGYDADIAREVAKRLGVEVEFVSQEFSGLTPSLQAKKLDAIISQMTITDDRKKVLDFSDPYITNQVKIIVKEDNNDITKLEDFKGKTIGVGLGTNDESYLRNEVLPKVGDFTIKTYDDVISSLKDLNAGRIDATINNMYALKPIVDANGLNIKAVGEAIKSDQAGIAVRKDNPELVAALNDALKGMKDDGTYNTIFKKWFGEEPAQ, from the coding sequence ATGAACAAAACATATGGATCGAAAACTCGTAAAGGCTGGTCTTTGACAGCAATTCTGCTGATGACCGTGCTGGTACTTAGTGCTTGTGGAAGTAAAGCAACAGACAATGGAAGTACAAATGGTGCACAGGCAAGCAATGAACTGGAGCAGATCAAGTCTGCTGGCGTTATCAAAGTGGGCATGATGGGCACATACGCACCGTACAACTTCCTGAACGATAAGAAAGAAATGGACGGCTACGATGCCGATATCGCACGTGAAGTTGCGAAGCGTCTTGGGGTTGAGGTTGAATTTGTATCCCAGGAGTTCTCCGGTCTGACACCAAGTCTGCAAGCGAAGAAGCTTGATGCCATTATCAGCCAGATGACGATTACCGATGATCGTAAGAAAGTACTGGATTTCAGTGATCCGTATATCACGAACCAAGTTAAAATTATTGTAAAAGAAGACAATAACGATATTACCAAGCTGGAAGATTTCAAAGGTAAAACGATTGGCGTAGGTCTGGGTACGAATGATGAATCATATCTGCGTAATGAAGTGTTGCCAAAAGTGGGAGACTTCACGATCAAAACCTATGACGATGTCATCTCTTCACTCAAAGATCTGAATGCTGGACGGATTGACGCAACAATCAACAATATGTACGCTCTGAAACCGATTGTGGATGCCAACGGATTGAATATCAAAGCTGTAGGTGAAGCTATTAAGAGTGACCAGGCAGGTATTGCTGTTCGCAAAGACAATCCGGAACTTGTAGCAGCACTGAATGATGCTCTCAAAGGCATGAAAGATGATGGCACGTACAATACCATTTTCAAAAAATGGTTTGGTGAAGAGCCTGCGCAATAA
- a CDS encoding undecaprenyl-diphosphate phosphatase has protein sequence MGIIEGLTEFLPVSSTGHMILTAHLLGLSEDNESVKTFEVVVQLGAVLAVVVLYWNKFIDMFRFTGGSRPYSRRLNLGHIFLAMVPAVVIGLVFRDWIKAHLFGPETVLYSLVIGGILMIVAERWSRKSGRITTHDVDDISYKQAFAVGIFQILALWPGFSRSGSTISGGLFAGVSRVAAAEFTFLVSVPIMIGATGYDLYKSIDHLNGSDFPIFAIGFIAAFIVAMLAIKTFLSILKKLSLTVFAVYRFVLAAVFFIILM, from the coding sequence ATGGGCATCATCGAAGGTTTGACTGAGTTTTTGCCCGTGTCCTCTACTGGACACATGATTCTGACTGCCCACTTGCTGGGTTTATCGGAGGACAACGAGTCAGTCAAAACATTTGAGGTGGTTGTTCAACTCGGAGCTGTACTTGCTGTTGTTGTACTGTACTGGAACAAATTCATTGATATGTTCCGCTTCACCGGAGGGAGCAGACCTTACTCCCGCCGCCTCAATCTGGGACATATCTTCCTGGCGATGGTTCCTGCCGTAGTCATCGGACTTGTATTCCGCGACTGGATCAAGGCACATTTGTTTGGTCCGGAAACAGTGCTGTACAGCCTCGTTATAGGTGGTATATTGATGATCGTGGCCGAACGCTGGAGCCGGAAGAGTGGGCGGATTACTACCCATGATGTCGATGATATTTCCTACAAACAGGCATTCGCGGTGGGTATATTTCAGATCTTGGCATTGTGGCCAGGCTTCTCCCGTTCTGGGTCCACGATCTCAGGCGGTCTCTTTGCAGGGGTAAGCCGTGTAGCCGCTGCGGAGTTCACATTCCTTGTGTCTGTGCCAATTATGATTGGTGCTACGGGATATGACCTGTACAAAAGTATCGATCACCTGAACGGCAGTGATTTCCCAATCTTTGCGATTGGATTCATCGCTGCTTTCATCGTCGCCATGCTTGCGATCAAGACGTTCCTGTCCATTTTGAAAAAATTGAGTCTGACCGTCTTTGCTGTGTATCGCTTTGTCTTGGCAGCCGTGTTCTTTATTATTTTGATGTAA
- the gpmA gene encoding 2,3-diphosphoglycerate-dependent phosphoglycerate mutase — translation MYRVVLIRHGQSMWNVENRFTGWTDVDLTTDGYAEARKAGKIMKEQGFDFDYAYASVLKRSIRTLDIALDEMDLMWIPITKTWKLNERHYGALQGLNKQQTALKYGEDQVKEWRRSVNVSPPALDQTDDRYVQDLDKYKRLGCTIPFTENLMDTSKRVLEYWNAEIKPMVSAGKRVLISAHGNTLRSLVMHLDQLSEADVMALNIPTGIPLVYELDEDLHPIGHFYLTADGSTYKHEEMTHVATPSD, via the coding sequence ATGTACAGAGTTGTTTTGATTCGCCATGGACAGAGCATGTGGAATGTAGAGAATCGTTTTACCGGATGGACAGATGTGGATCTGACGACGGATGGTTACGCAGAAGCACGTAAAGCAGGGAAGATCATGAAGGAACAGGGATTTGATTTTGATTACGCCTATGCATCCGTGCTGAAACGTTCTATCCGCACACTCGATATTGCGCTGGATGAAATGGACCTCATGTGGATTCCCATTACGAAGACTTGGAAGCTGAATGAACGCCATTATGGTGCGCTGCAAGGACTGAACAAACAGCAGACTGCTCTGAAGTATGGGGAAGACCAAGTAAAGGAATGGAGACGATCCGTGAACGTATCTCCCCCGGCACTGGACCAAACCGATGACCGATATGTGCAGGATCTGGACAAGTACAAGCGGCTCGGATGCACCATCCCTTTTACGGAGAACCTGATGGATACCTCGAAGCGTGTACTGGAGTACTGGAATGCGGAGATTAAACCGATGGTGTCGGCTGGCAAAAGAGTGCTGATCTCTGCGCATGGGAACACGCTCCGTTCACTCGTCATGCATCTGGACCAATTGTCCGAAGCAGACGTGATGGCGCTCAATATCCCGACAGGTATTCCGCTTGTCTACGAATTGGATGAAGATCTGCATCCCATCGGACACTTTTATCTGACCGCCGATGGTTCGACCTACAAACATGAAGAAATGACCCATGTGGCAACGCCATCTGATTAA
- a CDS encoding response regulator transcription factor: MYKVFLVDDEPSIREGLTTIIEWGKYGFQVIATAASGREAISRFEELEPDLTIIDIRMPGMTGLDVIEEVRRNHPDSHFLILSGYADFDYAKKAISFGVDGYLLKPVDEEEIIGELERIATILTRERETMARHAGEDIVFREHQIEALLFDSLEGAGSMEEDSLGLHWPHYQIVLLEMHVTPDLQRGSVMKRKLIEAFDHKDRGIVFSFHSGLGLLSKEIITSESSARNLYDELEGLLGEWEVHMYGAAGEPVHSTSEIAQSYTQANRLLGERFLFTEQRIILWTEGSEGQSVVKPEVEAVDGAHEPVEDELADKLYYALDIRSSESVMRVLGEMEERLVPYHRTEQAIKTAFSQVFSLAFNKLAATNQHMHSIMQEHSVLINEVYHQFTMSDLKVMASEHLNRLIQRMGGGSKDTVLKQMIEFIQRNPGENLKLEVLAEVFNYNSSYLGKLFKNHTGEYFNAFLDKVRMEKAKELLDEGLKVHQVAARVGYANVDYFHGKFKKYVGESPSAYKQARTQSTLKGTATDTNEE; this comes from the coding sequence ATGTATAAAGTGTTTTTGGTGGATGACGAACCGAGCATACGTGAGGGACTGACAACCATTATCGAGTGGGGAAAATACGGATTCCAGGTTATCGCTACAGCTGCCAGCGGGCGTGAGGCCATCTCCCGGTTTGAGGAATTGGAGCCTGATCTGACGATTATTGATATTCGCATGCCCGGTATGACCGGGCTGGATGTGATTGAAGAAGTGCGCCGGAATCATCCGGATTCGCACTTTTTGATATTGAGTGGTTACGCGGATTTTGATTATGCCAAAAAAGCCATCAGTTTTGGTGTGGATGGTTATCTGCTCAAACCGGTGGATGAAGAAGAGATTATTGGTGAACTGGAGCGTATTGCTACAATCCTGACCCGTGAACGGGAGACAATGGCACGTCATGCTGGTGAAGATATCGTCTTTCGGGAGCATCAGATCGAGGCTTTGCTCTTTGACAGTCTGGAGGGTGCGGGCAGCATGGAAGAAGATAGTCTGGGGCTGCATTGGCCTCACTATCAGATTGTGCTGCTTGAGATGCATGTAACCCCCGACCTGCAACGGGGAAGTGTTATGAAACGCAAACTGATTGAAGCATTTGACCATAAAGACCGAGGTATTGTATTCTCGTTCCATTCCGGTCTGGGGCTGTTAAGTAAGGAAATAATCACATCCGAGTCATCTGCAAGAAATCTGTATGATGAGCTGGAAGGACTGCTAGGAGAATGGGAGGTTCACATGTATGGTGCTGCAGGAGAACCCGTACATTCCACTTCTGAAATTGCGCAGTCATACACGCAGGCAAATCGTTTACTCGGGGAACGCTTCTTGTTCACGGAGCAACGCATCATTCTGTGGACTGAAGGCAGCGAAGGCCAAAGCGTTGTTAAACCAGAAGTTGAAGCTGTGGACGGAGCACATGAGCCAGTTGAGGACGAACTCGCGGACAAGCTGTATTATGCGTTAGACATCCGCAGTAGTGAGTCCGTTATGCGGGTGCTGGGTGAGATGGAAGAGCGCCTGGTTCCATATCACCGAACAGAGCAAGCGATTAAGACGGCGTTCTCACAGGTGTTTTCCCTGGCGTTCAACAAACTTGCAGCGACGAATCAACATATGCACTCCATTATGCAGGAACATTCGGTTCTGATTAATGAAGTCTATCATCAATTTACGATGTCTGATCTCAAAGTCATGGCATCGGAACATTTGAATCGACTTATTCAACGTATGGGTGGGGGAAGCAAAGATACTGTATTGAAACAGATGATTGAATTTATCCAGCGTAACCCTGGCGAAAATCTCAAACTCGAAGTACTTGCTGAAGTGTTTAACTATAACAGCAGTTACTTGGGTAAGTTGTTCAAGAATCATACTGGAGAGTATTTCAATGCATTTCTGGACAAGGTTCGTATGGAAAAAGCCAAGGAATTGCTGGATGAAGGACTGAAGGTCCATCAGGTCGCGGCTAGAGTGGGGTATGCAAATGTGGACTACTTCCACGGTAAGTTCAAGAAATATGTAGGGGAATCCCCTTCCGCTTACAAACAGGCCAGAACCCAATCAACGTTGAAAGGAACGGCTACGGATACAAACGAGGAATAA
- a CDS encoding aldo/keto reductase: MKKNRLGTSELMVSEIGLGCMSLGTEMEHAMGLIHEALDHGVNLLDTADLYDAGRNEEIVGQAIKGRRDQVIVATKVGNRRIPGKEGWSWDPSKAYIKQAVHESLKRLQTDYIDLYQLHGGTLDDPIEETIEAFEELKKEGLIRYYGISSIRPNVIREYVKRASIVSVMNQYSIADRRAEEEVLPLLEQKGISVIARGPVASGVLADSGSAKVDKGYLDYTPEQLYTIRQGLSRLVTDQRSMAQTAIRYALSHPAVAAVVPGASSREQLLHNIAASNSPALTAAEIQEIRELSPANLYKQHR, from the coding sequence ATGAAGAAAAATCGTCTGGGTACATCCGAACTGATGGTGTCTGAGATTGGGCTGGGATGTATGTCACTTGGAACTGAAATGGAGCACGCTATGGGCCTGATTCATGAGGCTCTAGATCATGGGGTCAATCTGCTGGATACAGCCGATCTGTACGACGCAGGGCGTAATGAAGAGATTGTAGGACAAGCTATTAAAGGACGTCGGGACCAAGTCATTGTGGCGACCAAAGTAGGTAATCGTCGTATCCCCGGCAAAGAGGGCTGGTCATGGGACCCGTCCAAAGCCTACATTAAGCAGGCTGTACATGAAAGTCTGAAGCGTCTGCAGACCGATTACATCGATCTGTATCAGCTGCATGGCGGGACCTTGGACGACCCCATCGAAGAGACGATCGAAGCATTTGAGGAACTGAAGAAGGAAGGACTTATCCGATATTACGGAATTTCCTCCATTCGTCCCAATGTGATTCGGGAGTATGTAAAGAGGGCATCCATCGTCAGTGTGATGAACCAGTACAGCATAGCTGACCGCAGAGCGGAAGAAGAAGTGCTGCCTTTATTGGAACAAAAGGGGATCAGCGTAATTGCCCGTGGGCCCGTAGCTAGCGGTGTGCTTGCCGATTCCGGATCTGCCAAGGTAGACAAAGGTTATCTAGACTACACGCCAGAGCAACTATATACCATTCGGCAAGGGCTAAGTCGTCTTGTTACGGACCAACGGAGCATGGCTCAGACAGCTATTCGCTACGCGTTATCCCATCCTGCCGTAGCAGCAGTTGTCCCTGGTGCCAGCTCAAGAGAACAGTTGCTGCATAATATTGCCGCTTCGAATTCGCCTGCGCTCACCGCTGCGGAAATTCAGGAAATACGAGAGCTCAGTCCCGCTAATCTGTACAAGCAGCATCGTTAA
- a CDS encoding thioredoxin family protein, whose translation MERIQSEQQYLDTINSDGFTVIKFDTTWCPDCKNLDRFIGDVIDQHTDKTFYALDAEKFQPFAEENGVRGIPSLLVFQNGKKIAHLHSKWAKTPAQISEYLETLESKV comes from the coding sequence ATGGAAAGAATTCAAAGTGAACAGCAATATTTGGATACAATTAACTCTGATGGTTTTACCGTCATTAAATTTGATACAACCTGGTGTCCGGATTGCAAAAACCTGGATCGTTTTATCGGGGATGTTATCGACCAACATACGGACAAAACCTTCTATGCTCTGGATGCAGAAAAGTTCCAGCCGTTTGCCGAAGAGAATGGTGTACGCGGCATTCCAAGCCTGCTCGTCTTCCAGAACGGCAAGAAAATCGCACATCTGCATAGCAAATGGGCTAAAACACCTGCTCAAATCTCCGAGTATCTGGAGACGCTTGAATCCAAAGTTTAA
- a CDS encoding glycoside hydrolase family 2 protein encodes MNLPDTSAVRHTLNLNGTWQFRLDRESDELVEQEILPPSQCENTSWETIQIPGSWEEQGYGDEPEYERLDTWTKVREYEGSAWYAQDVHVPSDDPGCHYVFRLEGVRWTTNLWINGQYAGQQDSLVNQQKCDVTSLVKQGELNRVEIRVDNTMKLPLAGSHIHSLHTATAWGGITGGVYLDSLPPCRLQTLRIQPDAENGTILVDCTVSAPSNESARSIQLHVDIQHPEGTWLDRYSCNVNLSDPSHLDISSSGLTESNVVIDQWRLELGTEKSIARWSDESPELYKAVIRLHDGEQELDRLEQSFGVRSFATNGKQLELNGIPVYLRGYVDCCIFPLTGYPVWDKEHYLQQFRVARSYGFNHVRLHGWSAPEPFWDAADEEGMLVQAELPHWSRFFEQSDQSAPAEVLTYLTQELDGLLQSLHRHPSFVMFSMGNELLGPNGHPELNALVSRARDTDPTRLYTDNTGFGQLPAQGREGDYYIQSLNWHPPLESAYSAVPDTTLDYHAVTRLAEHPVIGHEHAQYTMYVRPQERAKYTGVLRPSWLGPIEESLTNKGMIEDLEHFQQVSGTHLVRSLKEAMERIRRTPDAAGVQLLDIRDFPGQGHATTGILDVFWDDKGITTPEEFMWFNADVVLLLSCKERTFYAGEPIHVDVRISHYGKEPLEDTVIQWRLISDDVMLTEGAWKTGDIQCGSVMSLGSIVATAPHEGAASFRIEAELISGDSERTVANVWHGWSFPFYQSHPGSNRFWNTVAELKPLLGEAHDDCVDRIDGFQLLKNREIDLVIVQSLTPNVVDYVVNGGSVWLQPTAEGLYDSVETKYLPVFWNYLMFATQPGATMGIYLRDRPALLGSFPHDGASDWHWYHLVNGTPAICLDTLPGVEPLIEVVDHFHRAKRLAYAFEAKVGKGKILISSLPFANLAVMKRPEAAYLFQEILAYLNGDQFRPATSISVAQLLGIVKLQTIQFTL; translated from the coding sequence ATGAATTTGCCTGATACAAGTGCTGTACGTCATACATTGAACTTAAATGGAACATGGCAGTTTCGTTTGGATCGGGAGTCCGATGAACTCGTTGAACAAGAGATATTACCGCCATCACAGTGTGAAAATACATCATGGGAGACCATTCAAATTCCCGGTTCATGGGAAGAGCAAGGATACGGAGATGAGCCTGAATACGAAAGGCTCGATACCTGGACCAAGGTACGCGAGTATGAAGGCTCAGCCTGGTATGCTCAGGATGTGCATGTTCCATCAGACGATCCCGGATGCCACTATGTATTCAGATTGGAAGGTGTCCGATGGACAACGAATCTCTGGATCAATGGACAGTATGCCGGGCAGCAGGATAGTCTGGTGAATCAACAGAAGTGTGATGTTACCTCTCTGGTGAAGCAGGGAGAATTGAATCGTGTGGAGATCCGCGTGGATAATACGATGAAACTTCCGCTGGCGGGTAGCCATATTCATTCATTGCATACGGCCACAGCCTGGGGTGGAATCACGGGTGGTGTTTATCTGGACAGTCTGCCCCCATGCCGATTACAGACGTTACGTATTCAACCAGATGCTGAGAACGGAACCATTCTGGTTGATTGTACTGTAAGCGCTCCCTCAAATGAATCGGCTAGATCGATCCAATTACATGTGGATATCCAGCATCCGGAGGGCACATGGCTTGATCGATATAGTTGTAATGTGAATCTGAGTGATCCATCACATTTGGATATAAGCTCATCAGGTTTAACTGAAAGTAACGTTGTAATAGATCAGTGGCGATTGGAACTTGGAACCGAGAAGTCTATCGCAAGATGGTCGGATGAATCCCCTGAATTATACAAGGCAGTGATCCGTCTGCATGACGGTGAACAGGAACTGGATCGGCTGGAGCAATCGTTTGGTGTACGTTCCTTTGCAACAAACGGGAAGCAGCTTGAACTGAATGGGATACCAGTATATCTGCGTGGGTACGTCGATTGCTGTATCTTTCCACTGACGGGTTATCCCGTATGGGACAAGGAGCATTATCTTCAGCAGTTTCGAGTGGCCAGATCGTATGGCTTCAATCATGTCCGACTGCATGGGTGGAGCGCGCCAGAACCATTCTGGGACGCAGCTGATGAAGAGGGCATGCTGGTGCAAGCAGAACTTCCCCATTGGTCTCGTTTCTTTGAACAATCGGATCAGTCTGCGCCAGCTGAAGTATTGACTTATCTGACACAAGAACTGGACGGGTTGCTTCAGTCGCTGCATAGACATCCTTCATTCGTCATGTTCTCCATGGGGAATGAACTCCTTGGTCCGAATGGCCATCCTGAACTCAATGCACTGGTATCGAGGGCAAGGGATACAGACCCCACTCGCTTATATACGGACAATACAGGTTTTGGACAGCTTCCGGCGCAAGGGCGGGAAGGTGATTATTATATTCAGTCGTTGAACTGGCATCCCCCGTTGGAATCCGCATATTCTGCTGTGCCGGATACCACGCTGGACTACCATGCAGTCACCCGGCTTGCGGAGCATCCCGTCATTGGGCACGAACATGCACAGTACACCATGTATGTGCGGCCCCAAGAGCGAGCCAAGTATACTGGCGTATTGCGTCCTAGCTGGTTAGGGCCGATTGAAGAATCGTTAACAAACAAAGGCATGATCGAGGACCTAGAGCATTTTCAACAGGTCAGTGGTACCCATCTGGTACGTTCCTTAAAAGAAGCCATGGAGCGAATTCGGCGAACACCGGACGCTGCGGGTGTACAGCTTCTGGACATTCGCGATTTTCCAGGGCAGGGACATGCTACGACGGGCATTCTGGATGTATTTTGGGACGACAAAGGCATTACAACACCTGAAGAATTCATGTGGTTCAACGCAGATGTGGTGCTGTTGTTAAGCTGCAAGGAGCGTACATTTTACGCCGGAGAACCCATTCATGTCGATGTACGCATCTCTCACTACGGTAAGGAGCCGCTTGAGGACACGGTCATTCAGTGGAGGTTAATAAGCGATGATGTGATGCTTACTGAAGGGGCATGGAAGACAGGAGATATCCAATGTGGGTCTGTCATGTCACTGGGAAGCATCGTCGCTACCGCTCCTCATGAAGGGGCAGCATCTTTTCGGATCGAAGCGGAGCTGATATCAGGCGATTCGGAAAGAACTGTAGCGAATGTATGGCATGGCTGGTCGTTTCCTTTTTATCAGTCTCATCCGGGTTCGAATCGGTTCTGGAATACCGTGGCAGAGTTGAAGCCATTATTGGGTGAAGCGCATGATGATTGCGTAGATCGCATCGATGGATTCCAGTTGTTGAAAAATCGGGAGATTGACTTGGTTATCGTTCAGTCGTTAACACCCAATGTCGTTGATTATGTGGTCAACGGGGGGAGTGTTTGGCTACAGCCAACCGCAGAAGGGTTATATGATTCAGTGGAGACCAAGTATCTGCCTGTATTCTGGAATTACCTGATGTTTGCTACACAGCCTGGTGCAACGATGGGCATATATTTGAGAGATCGGCCAGCACTACTAGGCTCCTTCCCGCATGATGGGGCTTCGGACTGGCATTGGTATCACTTGGTGAACGGTACACCAGCGATATGTTTGGATACGTTGCCCGGGGTGGAGCCGCTGATCGAAGTGGTGGACCATTTCCATCGGGCCAAACGACTCGCTTATGCCTTTGAGGCAAAAGTAGGGAAGGGCAAGATTTTGATATCCTCACTTCCGTTTGCCAATCTGGCTGTAATGAAGCGTCCGGAAGCCGCCTACTTATTTCAGGAGATACTTGCGTATCTGAATGGAGATCAATTCCGTCCAGCAACCTCCATATCCGTAGCACAATTACTCGGCATCGTTAAACTGCAAACCATTCAATTTACATTGTAA
- a CDS encoding OsmC family protein, whose protein sequence is MNVTTVWKGKRAFTSEGPSGYAVGMDATAAYGGDSKGATPMELLLAGLGGCMGIDITMILDAFLDKIESIEIEAQGTRSEEMPKGFTSIDLIFKVDGDIPDYRIWKAIQMAEEKYCAVSASLSADIHPKLILNGVSTPRP, encoded by the coding sequence ATGAATGTAACAACCGTATGGAAAGGCAAACGCGCGTTTACTTCCGAAGGACCCTCTGGCTACGCGGTTGGCATGGATGCCACTGCTGCTTATGGTGGTGACAGCAAGGGAGCTACCCCGATGGAATTGTTACTGGCTGGTCTCGGGGGCTGTATGGGAATCGATATTACGATGATTCTGGACGCTTTCCTGGACAAAATTGAGTCGATTGAGATTGAAGCACAAGGCACACGTAGTGAAGAGATGCCTAAAGGGTTCACATCCATTGATCTGATCTTCAAAGTCGATGGGGATATCCCGGATTATCGTATCTGGAAAGCCATCCAAATGGCTGAGGAAAAATATTGTGCAGTTTCCGCTTCGCTGAGCGCCGATATTCATCCTAAACTGATCCTCAATGGGGTAAGTACACCTCGTCCTTAA
- a CDS encoding amino acid ABC transporter ATP-binding protein produces MITTTGLTKRFQKNEVLTNIDLHVDAKDIVVLLGPSGSGKSTLLRCLNGLEELSGGQIEVNGIVVNSADPLRVQRARVLEIRRQTGMVFQQFNLYPHKTVLGNVMEGLMTVKKIKRDEAAERGRILLDRVGLSDKQDAYPSRLSGGQQQRVAIARALAMEPEVMLFDEPTSALDPELVGEVLSVMKELAEEGMTMLVVTHELKFARNVANKIVFMADGSIVEEASPQAFFEQPKQERTRRFLQQITEF; encoded by the coding sequence ATGATTACAACAACTGGACTTACCAAACGTTTTCAGAAAAATGAAGTACTTACGAACATCGATCTTCATGTCGATGCCAAAGATATTGTTGTGTTGCTTGGCCCAAGTGGTTCCGGCAAGAGTACCTTGCTACGCTGCCTGAATGGACTGGAAGAGTTGTCCGGAGGACAGATTGAAGTGAACGGCATTGTGGTTAACAGCGCAGATCCGCTGCGAGTCCAGCGTGCCCGGGTACTGGAGATTCGTCGCCAGACCGGCATGGTCTTCCAGCAATTCAATCTGTATCCGCACAAGACAGTGCTGGGTAATGTGATGGAAGGTCTCATGACGGTGAAAAAAATCAAACGTGACGAAGCGGCTGAACGCGGCCGGATTCTTCTGGATCGGGTCGGCTTGTCGGACAAGCAGGATGCGTATCCATCCCGATTGTCCGGTGGACAACAGCAACGGGTCGCCATTGCACGTGCACTTGCAATGGAGCCGGAAGTGATGCTGTTTGATGAGCCCACTTCAGCTCTTGACCCTGAACTGGTCGGAGAGGTACTTTCCGTCATGAAGGAGCTTGCAGAGGAAGGTATGACGATGCTGGTTGTGACGCATGAATTGAAGTTTGCCCGTAATGTGGCGAACAAAATCGTCTTTATGGCGGACGGCTCAATTGTGGAAGAAGCAAGTCCACAGGCCTTCTTTGAACAACCGAAGCAAGAGCGCACGCGTCGTTTCTTGCAACAGATTACTGAATTTTGA
- a CDS encoding amino acid ABC transporter permease gives MELVFENIPFFLKGAYYTLYVTVISMFFAFIIGVLVAIARLKGPMWLRLIARFYVSIMRGTPLLVQLFVIYYGLVDYGVTLGSLTAACLGLSLNAGAFLSETFRGAIQAVPKGQTEASYATGMTPAQAMRRIIFPQAVRIAIPPMGNTFIGMLKETSLVAAIGVTELLRSAQLLVSQYALNMPFYLAIGVIYWIMSIGFSAILEQVERRLARAY, from the coding sequence ATGGAACTGGTATTTGAGAATATCCCCTTCTTTCTGAAGGGGGCTTATTATACGCTGTATGTAACTGTGATCTCCATGTTTTTTGCGTTCATCATCGGGGTGCTTGTTGCGATTGCTCGTTTGAAGGGACCGATGTGGCTTAGGTTGATCGCAAGGTTTTATGTATCCATCATGCGGGGAACCCCGCTGCTGGTGCAATTATTCGTCATTTATTACGGATTGGTCGATTATGGAGTGACCTTGGGATCACTCACGGCTGCATGTCTGGGACTGAGTCTGAATGCAGGTGCATTTCTCTCAGAGACCTTCCGTGGAGCTATTCAGGCTGTACCAAAAGGACAGACAGAAGCTTCATATGCAACGGGAATGACCCCGGCTCAAGCAATGAGACGGATTATCTTCCCGCAGGCTGTGCGCATTGCCATCCCGCCGATGGGGAACACCTTTATTGGCATGTTGAAGGAAACTTCACTTGTGGCGGCGATTGGTGTTACCGAGTTGTTGCGTTCAGCACAACTGCTGGTATCGCAATATGCATTGAATATGCCTTTTTATCTGGCTATTGGTGTGATCTACTGGATTATGAGTATCGGCTTCTCGGCCATTCTGGAACAAGTGGAGCGCCGGTTGGCCCGGGCTTACTGA